In Octopus bimaculoides isolate UCB-OBI-ISO-001 chromosome 5, ASM119413v2, whole genome shotgun sequence, a genomic segment contains:
- the LOC106869180 gene encoding nucleobindin-2 produces MFITILVSLVLFVINGIVCPPVKPGTKPKEGASVNDTNETGLAYDRYLNEIVTVLEEDPAFKKKLETSDLQYIKSGAISKDLDLVHHGIRQQLDEIKRREVIRLKSLVQGQFKYKSEERGNRKVALHHININNPDSFEQDDLAKLIKQATHDLDELDRERKEEFKQYEMKKEHEIKQKLANMNETERKIEVQHIKEMKEKHKQHPKIHHPGSKAQLEEVWEEVDRLNGENFNPKTFFKLHDVNGDGVLEPSEVEALFTREIEKMYDPNNPEDDMKEAKEEINRMREHVFKEADTDDNHLLDEGEFERLTQREEFGKDEGWKGLDEDDEIYSEEEMQQYEKMLREEEERLKKQQIYDNLAQPGQVVQPVDPNVVHMQQPHQEQQQQHQEQQNLQYAHQEKLRQQQLTDAQHQQQFAQQQAALHQQQQQQPVGHQQQQQPVGHQQQQPVVHQQQQPVVHQQQQPVVQQHQQQQPVVQQHQQQPVVQQQQQQHQPVVQQHQ; encoded by the exons GAAACAGGACTTGCTTATGACCGTTACTTAAATGAAATTGTTACTGTTTTGGAGGAAGATCCTGCCTTTAAGAAAAAATTAGAAACTTCTGATCTTCAGTATATAAAG AGTGGTGCAATATCAAAAGACTTAGACTTGGTGCATCATGGCATTCGACAACAATTGGATGAGATTAAGCGAAGAGAAGTAATTCGTCTGAAATCTCTTGTCCAAGGGCAGTTTAAATATAAATCTG AAGAAAGAGGTAATAGAAAAGTGGCTTTGcatcatatcaatataaataatccAGATTCATTTGAACAAGATGACTTGGCAAAACTCATCAAACag gcTACTCATGATTTGGATGAATTGGAtcgagagaggaaagaagagttTAAACAATATGAGATGAAGAAGGagcatgaaataaaacaaaaattagctAATATGAATGAAACTGAACGAAAAATTGAAGttcaacatataaaagaaatgaaagaaaaacataagcAACATCCCAAAATACATCATCCG GGTAGCAAAGCCCAGCTGGAGGAAGTCTGGGAAGAAGTTGACCGTCTAAATGGTGAAAACTTTAATCCCAAGACCTTTTTCAAGCTACATG atGTCAATGGTGATGGTGTCCTGGAGCCAAGTGAAGTTGAAGCTCTTTTTACAAGAGAG ATTGAAAAGATGTATGATCCAAATAATCCTGAGGATGATATGAAAGAAGCCAAAGAAGAAATTAATCGGATGAGGGAACATGTCTTCAAAGAAGCTGATACTGATGATAACCACCTTTTGGATGAAGGAGAGTTTGAACGTCTTACTCAACGAGAAGAGTTTGGGAAAGATGAAGGATGGAAG GGCttggatgaagatgatgaaatatattcagaagaaGAAATGCAACAATATGAGAAGATGTTACGTGAAGAAGAAGAGCGCCTTAAAAAGCAACAAATCTATGACAATTTGGCTCAACCGGGACAAGTG GTACAGCCTGTTGATCCAAACGTTGTTCATATGCAGCAAccacatcaagaacaacaacagcaacatcaggaGCAACAAAATCTGCAATATGCACATCAAGAAAAACTCAGACAACAGCAATTGACTGAtgctcaacatcaacaacagtttgCTCAACAGCAAGCTGCTttacatcaacagcagcaacagcagcctGTAggtcatcagcagcaacagcagcctGTAggtcatcagcaacaacagcctGTAgttcatcagcaacaacagcctGTAgttcatcagcaacaacagcctGTAGtgcaacagcatcagcaacaacagcctGTAGTgcaacagcaccagcagcagcctgtagttcagcagcagcagcagcaacaccaacctGTTGTTCAGCAGCACCAATAA
- the LOC106869176 gene encoding glutamine amidotransferase-like class 1 domain-containing protein 1 isoform X1 → MSTVRGSCLLVLSASSPGVTAQSFVQAYTLAATNFTVQLATPEGKQSEFIDQDEHNRRWFNEFRSKSASTPISLESVDANRYAALLIPPAPGAVNDLAHNKDLADILNYFIQEKKPICAIGMGVAGLCPATLKTKSNNSYWNFQDYSMTGPSVLELARNADFANLPIVPEDFIKDNGASYSSSECDAIHIIVDRHLVTGQNVQSTLIAVQNLILLCNQK, encoded by the exons GTGTTACAGCTCAGTCATTTGTCCAAGCATATACTTTAGCAGCAACCAATTTTACAGTCCAACTTGCAACTCCTGAA GGCAAACAGTCTGAATTTATTGATCAAGATGAACACAACCGGAGGTGGTTTAATGAATTTCGTTCAAAATCGGCATCAACTCCCATATCTCTAGAATCTGTCGATG CAAATCGATATGCTGCTCTTCTCATTCCACCTGCACCTGGTGCTGTTAATGATTTAGCACACAACAAAGATCTTGCTGATATCCTGAACTATTTCATCCAGGAGAAAA AACCAATCTGTGCCATTGGTATGGGTGTTGCAGGACTTTGTCCTGCAACACTGAAAACCAAATCTAACAACAGCTACTGGAATTTTCAAGATTACAGCATGACTGGA ccTTCTGTGTTAGAGCTTGCTCGTAATGCTGATTTTGCAAATTTACCCATTGTACCTGAAGATTTCATTAAAGACAATGGTGCCAGTTACAGCA gcagTGAATGTGATGCTATACACATCATTGTTGACCGACATCTTGTTACTGGGCAGAATGTCCAGTCAACCCTTATAGCAGTTCAGAACCTGATCTTACTATGTAACCAGAAGTAA
- the LOC106869176 gene encoding glutamine amidotransferase-like class 1 domain-containing protein 1 isoform X2 — MSTVRGSCLLVLSASSPGVTAQSFVQAYTLAATNFTVQLATPEGKQSEFIDQDEHNRRWFNEFRSKSASTPISLESVDANRYAALLIPPAPGAVNDLAHNKDLADILNYFIQEKKPICAIGMGVAGLCPATLKTKSNNSYWNFQDYSMTGPSVLELARNADFANLPIVPEDFIKDNGASYSSRQ; from the exons GTGTTACAGCTCAGTCATTTGTCCAAGCATATACTTTAGCAGCAACCAATTTTACAGTCCAACTTGCAACTCCTGAA GGCAAACAGTCTGAATTTATTGATCAAGATGAACACAACCGGAGGTGGTTTAATGAATTTCGTTCAAAATCGGCATCAACTCCCATATCTCTAGAATCTGTCGATG CAAATCGATATGCTGCTCTTCTCATTCCACCTGCACCTGGTGCTGTTAATGATTTAGCACACAACAAAGATCTTGCTGATATCCTGAACTATTTCATCCAGGAGAAAA AACCAATCTGTGCCATTGGTATGGGTGTTGCAGGACTTTGTCCTGCAACACTGAAAACCAAATCTAACAACAGCTACTGGAATTTTCAAGATTACAGCATGACTGGA ccTTCTGTGTTAGAGCTTGCTCGTAATGCTGATTTTGCAAATTTACCCATTGTACCTGAAGATTTCATTAAAGACAATGGTGCCAGTTACAGCAGTAG gcagTGA